From one Pseudomonas sp. B21-048 genomic stretch:
- the ccoG gene encoding cytochrome c oxidase accessory protein CcoG — MSDRIPVRTVEPASFIKNNEPLRPKIKAKSSDNLIHTRSFTGLFRTLRMSGTGFLFLLFFGTVWLNWGGRQAVLWDLSESKFHIFGATFWPQDFILLSALLIIAAFGLFAITVFAGRVWCGYTCPQSSWTWVFMWCEKLTEGERNQRIKLQAAPWGLNKLLRRSAKHTLWLAISLLTGLTFVGYFTPIRPLAEELLTLQIGGVSLFWVLFFTGATYINAGWLREAVCMHMCPYARFQSVMFDKDTLTISYDVARGENRGPRKRDVKPADVGLGDCIDCQLCVQVCPTGIDIRDGLQMECIGCAACIDACDSIMDKMGYARGLISYTSEHELQGGKTHLLRPRLIGYTAVLLVMIGALALALVERPMVSLDVSKDRGLFRENSEGQIENIYSLKVINKTQQRQDYRLTLVDGDGFQLQGKTELSLAPGEIVDVPVSVAMTMDRPSSSSQTISFKIVDSDEPEIYSVAKSRFVAPMNR, encoded by the coding sequence ATGAGCGATAGAATTCCCGTCCGAACCGTTGAACCTGCCTCATTTATAAAAAACAATGAGCCTTTGCGTCCAAAGATAAAGGCCAAATCCAGCGACAACCTGATCCACACTCGCAGCTTCACGGGTTTGTTCCGCACCCTGCGCATGAGCGGCACGGGGTTTCTGTTTTTGCTGTTTTTCGGCACGGTATGGCTGAACTGGGGCGGCCGCCAGGCGGTGCTCTGGGACCTTTCCGAAAGCAAATTTCACATCTTCGGCGCGACCTTCTGGCCGCAGGATTTCATTCTGCTCTCGGCATTGCTGATCATCGCTGCCTTCGGCCTGTTTGCGATCACCGTGTTCGCAGGCCGTGTCTGGTGCGGATACACCTGCCCGCAAAGTTCCTGGACCTGGGTCTTCATGTGGTGCGAGAAGCTCACCGAAGGCGAGCGCAACCAGCGCATCAAACTGCAAGCCGCGCCCTGGGGCTTGAACAAACTGCTCCGCCGCTCGGCCAAACACACCTTGTGGCTGGCCATCAGCCTGCTCACCGGCCTGACCTTTGTCGGCTACTTCACACCGATCCGTCCGCTGGCCGAAGAATTGCTGACCTTGCAGATCGGCGGTGTCAGCCTGTTCTGGGTACTGTTTTTCACCGGCGCCACTTACATCAACGCCGGCTGGTTGCGCGAAGCGGTGTGCATGCACATGTGCCCGTATGCGCGGTTCCAGAGCGTGATGTTCGACAAAGACACCCTGACGATTTCCTACGACGTGGCCCGCGGCGAAAACCGTGGCCCGCGCAAACGTGACGTCAAACCCGCCGACGTCGGCTTGGGTGACTGCATCGACTGCCAGTTGTGCGTGCAGGTCTGCCCGACCGGCATCGACATCCGCGACGGCTTGCAGATGGAATGCATCGGTTGCGCCGCATGCATCGACGCCTGCGATTCGATCATGGACAAAATGGGCTATGCCCGTGGGCTGATCAGCTACACCTCGGAACATGAGTTGCAGGGTGGCAAGACCCACCTGCTGCGCCCGCGCTTGATCGGTTACACCGCGGTGCTGCTGGTGATGATCGGCGCCCTCGCCCTGGCGCTGGTGGAACGGCCGATGGTGTCGCTGGACGTGAGCAAGGACCGTGGCCTGTTCCGCGAGAACAGTGAAGGCCAGATCGAAAACATCTACAGCCTGAAGGTCATCAACAAAACCCAGCAACGTCAGGACTATCGATTGACGCTGGTCGATGGCGACGGCTTCCAGCTGCAAGGCAAAACCGAACTGAGCCTGGCCCCCGGTGAGATCGTCGACGTGCCGGTGTCGGTGGCGATGACCATGGATCGACCGAGCAGTAGCTCACAGACCATCAGTTTCAAGATTGTCGACAGCGATGAGCCGGAGATCTACAGCGTGGCCAAGAGCCGGTTTGTTGCGCCGATGAACCGCTGA
- the mapR gene encoding GntR family transcriptional regulator MpaR (MapR regulates genes involved in Pseudomonas quinolone signal (PQS) production and anthranilate metabolism), translating to MKRYEKFADDIAELIRCGVLGPGQRVPSVRYASQTYGVSPSTVFQAYYLLERRGLIRARPRSGYFVNTHAPSPFSEPVISSQVNESTEVDVSELVFSVLDSIKDPTTVPFGSAFPSPTLFPLQRLSRSLASAAREMDPRMVVTDLSPGNPQLRRQIALRYMVGGLMLPMEELLITNGALEALNLCLQAVTEPGDLVAIEAPAFYASLQVLERLKLKAVEIPVHPRDGIDLGVLAQTLERHPIKACWCMTSFQNPMGATMPEAKKLELVELLRSHQVPLIEDDVYAELYYGQQAPKPAKAFDSDGLVMHCGSFAKSLAPGYRIGWVAAGRYAQKIERLKLMTSLCASMPAQAAIADYLQHGGYDRHLRKLRYALEEQQSAMLAAIARYFPAQTRVSQPAGGYFLWLELPPQMDSLKLFQMALAQGISIAPGPIFSATQRFRNCIRLNYGSPWTEDSEKAMETLGRIVRSF from the coding sequence ATGAAACGCTACGAAAAATTCGCCGACGATATCGCTGAACTGATCCGTTGCGGCGTTCTCGGTCCCGGCCAGCGGGTGCCATCGGTGCGTTACGCCAGCCAGACCTACGGCGTCAGCCCGTCCACGGTGTTCCAGGCCTATTACCTGCTCGAACGCCGTGGCCTGATCCGCGCCCGGCCGCGTTCCGGCTACTTCGTCAATACGCATGCACCGAGTCCGTTCTCGGAGCCGGTGATCAGCAGCCAGGTTAACGAGTCCACCGAAGTCGATGTCAGCGAACTGGTGTTTTCGGTGCTGGACTCAATCAAGGACCCGACTACCGTGCCCTTCGGCTCGGCTTTCCCCAGCCCCACTCTGTTTCCGCTGCAACGCCTGTCTCGCTCGCTGGCCAGTGCCGCCCGGGAAATGGACCCGCGCATGGTGGTCACCGACCTGTCGCCGGGTAACCCGCAACTGCGTCGGCAAATAGCCCTGCGCTACATGGTCGGCGGGCTGATGCTACCCATGGAAGAACTGCTGATCACCAACGGCGCCCTCGAAGCCCTGAACCTGTGCCTGCAAGCGGTGACCGAACCCGGTGATCTGGTGGCCATCGAAGCCCCCGCGTTCTACGCCAGCCTGCAAGTGCTGGAACGGTTGAAGCTCAAAGCAGTGGAAATTCCCGTCCACCCGCGAGACGGCATCGATCTCGGCGTGCTCGCCCAAACCCTGGAGCGGCATCCGATCAAGGCCTGCTGGTGCATGACCAGTTTCCAGAACCCCATGGGCGCGACCATGCCCGAGGCAAAAAAGCTGGAACTGGTGGAGTTGTTGCGTAGCCATCAGGTGCCGCTGATCGAGGACGACGTCTACGCCGAGCTTTATTACGGCCAACAGGCGCCAAAACCGGCCAAGGCTTTCGATAGTGACGGTCTGGTGATGCACTGTGGATCGTTCGCCAAGAGCCTGGCCCCCGGCTACCGCATCGGCTGGGTCGCCGCCGGGCGCTATGCACAGAAAATCGAACGCCTGAAACTGATGACCTCACTTTGCGCCTCGATGCCCGCCCAGGCCGCCATCGCCGATTATCTGCAGCACGGCGGCTACGACCGGCACCTGCGCAAACTGCGTTACGCCCTGGAAGAACAGCAAAGCGCCATGCTCGCCGCCATCGCCCGTTACTTCCCGGCGCAAACACGCGTCAGCCAACCGGCCGGCGGTTATTTCCTGTGGCTGGAACTGCCGCCGCAAATGGATTCGCTGAAGTTGTTTCAGATGGCGTTGGCACAAGGGATCAGCATCGCGCCGGGGCCGATTTTTTCAGCGACCCAGCGATTCAGGAATTGTATTCGGCTGAATTATGGGAGCCCCTGGACTGAGGATTCGGAGAAGGCGATGGAGACGTTAGGGCGGATTGTCAGATCTTTCTAA
- a CDS encoding SDR family oxidoreductase, producing the protein MDKVIVITGGSRGIGAATALLAAEQGYRICINYQSDEQAALSVLEQVRALGAQAIAVRADVSIEDEVIGLFHRVDTELGRVTALVNNAGTVGQKSRVDEMSEFRILKILKTNVLAPILCAKHAILRMSPKHGGQGGSIVNVSSVASRLGAPNEYVDYAASKGALDTFTIGLSKEVAGEGIRVNAVRPGYIYTDFHALSGDPDRVSKLESAIPMARGGRPDEVAEAIVWLLSDKASYATGTFVDLGGGR; encoded by the coding sequence ATGGACAAAGTCATCGTCATCACCGGCGGCAGCCGCGGAATTGGCGCCGCCACGGCCCTGCTAGCCGCCGAGCAGGGCTATCGGATCTGTATCAACTATCAGTCCGACGAACAGGCAGCCCTCAGTGTACTGGAGCAAGTCCGCGCACTCGGCGCCCAGGCCATTGCGGTACGCGCCGATGTCAGCATCGAAGACGAAGTGATCGGTCTGTTCCACCGCGTGGACACTGAACTGGGCCGGGTCACGGCGCTGGTGAACAATGCCGGCACCGTCGGGCAAAAGTCGCGGGTCGACGAAATGTCTGAGTTCCGTATTCTGAAAATCCTCAAAACCAACGTCCTGGCGCCGATCCTCTGCGCCAAACACGCCATTTTGCGCATGTCACCCAAGCATGGCGGGCAGGGTGGCAGCATCGTCAATGTGTCGTCGGTTGCCTCGCGTTTGGGGGCACCCAACGAGTACGTGGATTACGCCGCGTCCAAAGGCGCGTTGGACACCTTCACCATCGGTCTGTCCAAGGAAGTGGCGGGCGAGGGGATTCGCGTCAATGCCGTGCGGCCGGGTTACATCTACACCGATTTCCATGCATTGAGCGGCGATCCGGACCGGGTCAGCAAGCTGGAATCGGCGATCCCGATGGCTCGCGGTGGGCGGCCGGATGAAGTGGCGGAGGCGATTGTGTGGTTGTTGTCGGATAAGGCTTCTTATGCAACGGGGACTTTTGTTGATCTCGGCGGTGGGCGGTAA